One window of the Diospyros lotus cultivar Yz01 chromosome 12, ASM1463336v1, whole genome shotgun sequence genome contains the following:
- the LOC127814258 gene encoding putative DNA (cytosine-5)-methyltransferase CMT1 isoform X1 has translation MGNGGKRRWRPQEISSFQSTRSPKKAKHSPQNEDVMFFGKPVPAEEARKRWPLRYQSKRKAKPGASSMASDDAESNDKYALQAKCHYTQAVVDGVPFNLLDDAYVKGEEGKPDFIAKIVELFETIDEELYFTAQWFFRAEDTVIKHQSNLIDKQRVFYSDLRDDNPLTCIVSKVKIVQLGVNINLGKKEKAILSSDLYCDMAYSVPHFSFTTLHTNTGNSKTDSEASSISDASSNSAAEESDLDAAKLSQVFGFQVCDMTLLDLYSGCGAMSTGLCLGASLSNLKLIMRWAVDTNSYACKSLKQNHPEAVVRNEAALDFLCLLKEWEKLCKEFQLISSQQNEDVNSEQNNLGNEEDDDVDDGPLVPKGEFEVGKLVAVCYGDPNNVKKQGLYFKVILIITLNSGLGVLANMIADCLFPSIAFVALA, from the exons atggGCAATGGAGGGAAGCGACGGTGGAGGCCGCAGGAGATCTCATCGTTCCAGTCCACTCGTTCACCGAAGAAGGCGAAGCACTCGCCGCAGAACGAAGACGTCATGTTCTTCGGAAAACCGGTTCCAGCCGAGGAAGCAAGAAAGAGGTGGCCCCTTCGCTATCAATCCAAG AGAAAGGCCAAGCCCGGAGCTTCATCTATGGCTTCGGACGA CGCTGAGTCCAACGATAAATATGCTCTGCAAGCTAAGTGCCACTACACTCAAGCTGTTGTTGACGGTGTTCCTTTCAATCTTCTCGACGACGCTTACGTCAaa GGTGAAGAAGGAAAGCCTGATTTCATCGCCAAGATTGTGGAACTTTTTGAAACCATTGATGAAGAACTATATTTTACTGCTCAGTGGTTCTTTAGAGCTGAAGATACA GTAATCAAGCATCAATCAAATCTGATTGACAAACAAAGAGTGTTTTACTCAGACTTAAGGGATGATAATCCTTTGACATGTATTGTGTCAAAAGTAAAAATTGTTCAACTTGGAGTAAAT ATCAATTTAGGCAAAAAAGAGAAAGCAATTTTGTCTTCAGATTTGTATTGTGATATGGCATATTCAGTGCCACACTTCTCATTTACAACTCTACACACAAATACTG GAAATTCAAAGACAGATAGTGAGGCATCCTCAATAAGTGATGCCAGTTCAAACAGTGCAGCTGAAGAGAGTGACTTAGATGCTGCAAAGTTGTCTCAAGTGTTCGGATTTCAAGTGTGTGACATGACCTTACTGGATTTGTATTCCGGATGTGGAGCCATGTCAACTGGACTTTGCCTTGGTGCATCCTTATCCAATTTAAAACTAATCATG AGATGGGCTGTTGACACAAATTCTTATGCATGTAAAAGCCTTAAACAGAACCACCCTGAAGCAGTG GTAAGAAATGAAGCGGCACTAGACTTCCTATGTTTGCTTAAGGAGTGGGAAAAGCTTTGTAAAGAATTTCAATTGATTAGTTCTCAACAAAATGAAGATGTCAATTCTGAACAGAACAACTTGGGGAATGAAGAggatgatgatgttgatgatgGCCCTTTGGTTCCTAAAGGGGAATTTGAAGTTGGAAAGTTGGTGGCTGTTTGTTATGGTGATCCAAACAATGTTAAAAAACAAGGGTTGTACTTCAaggtaattttaattataaccTTGAATAGTGGCCTAGGAGTGTTAGCAAACATGATTGCAGATTGCCTTTTTCCATCCATAGCTTTTGTTGCCTTGGCTTAA
- the LOC127814258 gene encoding putative DNA (cytosine-5)-methyltransferase CMT1 isoform X2 has product MGNGGKRRWRPQEISSFQSTRSPKKAKHSPQNEDVMFFGKPVPAEEARKRWPLRYQSKRKAKPGASSMASDDAESNDKYALQAKCHYTQAVVDGVPFNLLDDAYVKGEEGKPDFIAKIVELFETIDEELYFTAQWFFRAEDTVIKHQSNLIDKQRVFYSDLRDDNPLTCIVSKVKIVQLGVNINLGKKEKAILSSDLYCDMAYSVPHFSFTTLHTNTGNSKTDSEASSISDASSNSAAEESDLDAAKLSQVFGFQVCDMTLLDLYSGCGAMSTGLCLGASLSNLKLIMRWAVDTNSYACKSLKQNHPEAVVRNEAALDFLCLLKEWEKLCKEFQLISSQQNEDVNSEQNNLGNEEDDDVDDGPLVPKGEFEVGKLVAVCYGDPNNVKKQGLYFKINKFELLVLCCIILEVAEFQN; this is encoded by the exons atggGCAATGGAGGGAAGCGACGGTGGAGGCCGCAGGAGATCTCATCGTTCCAGTCCACTCGTTCACCGAAGAAGGCGAAGCACTCGCCGCAGAACGAAGACGTCATGTTCTTCGGAAAACCGGTTCCAGCCGAGGAAGCAAGAAAGAGGTGGCCCCTTCGCTATCAATCCAAG AGAAAGGCCAAGCCCGGAGCTTCATCTATGGCTTCGGACGA CGCTGAGTCCAACGATAAATATGCTCTGCAAGCTAAGTGCCACTACACTCAAGCTGTTGTTGACGGTGTTCCTTTCAATCTTCTCGACGACGCTTACGTCAaa GGTGAAGAAGGAAAGCCTGATTTCATCGCCAAGATTGTGGAACTTTTTGAAACCATTGATGAAGAACTATATTTTACTGCTCAGTGGTTCTTTAGAGCTGAAGATACA GTAATCAAGCATCAATCAAATCTGATTGACAAACAAAGAGTGTTTTACTCAGACTTAAGGGATGATAATCCTTTGACATGTATTGTGTCAAAAGTAAAAATTGTTCAACTTGGAGTAAAT ATCAATTTAGGCAAAAAAGAGAAAGCAATTTTGTCTTCAGATTTGTATTGTGATATGGCATATTCAGTGCCACACTTCTCATTTACAACTCTACACACAAATACTG GAAATTCAAAGACAGATAGTGAGGCATCCTCAATAAGTGATGCCAGTTCAAACAGTGCAGCTGAAGAGAGTGACTTAGATGCTGCAAAGTTGTCTCAAGTGTTCGGATTTCAAGTGTGTGACATGACCTTACTGGATTTGTATTCCGGATGTGGAGCCATGTCAACTGGACTTTGCCTTGGTGCATCCTTATCCAATTTAAAACTAATCATG AGATGGGCTGTTGACACAAATTCTTATGCATGTAAAAGCCTTAAACAGAACCACCCTGAAGCAGTG GTAAGAAATGAAGCGGCACTAGACTTCCTATGTTTGCTTAAGGAGTGGGAAAAGCTTTGTAAAGAATTTCAATTGATTAGTTCTCAACAAAATGAAGATGTCAATTCTGAACAGAACAACTTGGGGAATGAAGAggatgatgatgttgatgatgGCCCTTTGGTTCCTAAAGGGGAATTTGAAGTTGGAAAGTTGGTGGCTGTTTGTTATGGTGATCCAAACAATGTTAAAAAACAAGGGTTGTACTTCAag